Genomic window (Pseudomonas sp. L5B5):
TGGCCCTGGGGGTCGGTCAGCAGGCGGTCGAGCATGGCGGGGTTGAACAGGCCGCGATCCTGGCTCGGGTCCAGCAGCAGTTCGCGGACCCAATCCAGGGTCTTGCCCTCCAGGTGCTTGAGTCCCGGCACCGGGAAGTAGCCCTTCTTGCGGTCGATGACCTCACTGGGAATCACCAGGCGTGCGGCCTCCTTGAGTACCTGCTTGCCGCCGTCGGGCAGCTTGAAGCGCGCCGGCACCCGGGCCGACAGCTCCACCAGGCGGTAGTCGAGAAACGGCGTACGGGCTTCCAGGCCCCAGGCCATGGTCATGTTGTCCACCCGCTTGACCGGGTCGTCCACCAGCATCACCGTGCTGTCCAGGCGCAGGGCCTTGTCCACGGCGGCCTCGGCCCCGGGCCGGGCAAAATGCTCGCGGACGAAATCGCCGGCGGCATCGTTGGCGGTCAGCCATTGCGGTTGCACGGTGGCGGCGTAGTCGTCGTAGCTGCGGTCGAAGAAGGCGTCGCGGTAGGCTGCGTATGGATCGCTGGCGCCGTCCACCTGTGGATACCAGTGGTAGCCGGCGAACAGTTCGTCGGCGCCCTGGCCGCTCTGCACCACCTTGCAGTGCTTGGCCACTTCCCGGGACAGCAGGTAGAAGGCGATGCAGTCATGGCTGACCATCGGCTCGCTCATGGCGCGAAAGGCCGCCGGCAACTGTTCGATGATCTCGTGCTCGGCGATCCGCAACTGATGATGGCGGGTGCCGTAGTGGCGGGCGATCAGGTCGGAATACTGGAACTCGTCGCCCCGTTCGCCGCCAGCGTCCTGGAAACCGATGGAAAAGGTCGACAGATCGTCCACCCCGACTTCACGCAGCAAGCCCACCAGCAGGCTGGAGTCGACCCCACCTGACAGCAGCACGCCGACGTCCACCGCCGCCCGTTGGCGGATGGCGACCGCTGCGCGAGTGCTGTCCAGCACCCGGTCACGCCAGTCTTCCAGAGTCAGGTTGGCTTCGTCGGCATGGGGACCGTAGGGCAGGGTCCACCAGGTCTGCTGCTCGGTGCGGCCGTCGGCCTCGATGCGCATCCAGGTGGCCGGGGGCAGTTTTTCTATACCGGCCAGCAGGGTCCGTGGTGCGGGGACCACGGCATGGAAGTTCAGGTAGTGGTTGAGCGCCACCGGGTCGAGCAGCGGATCGATGTCGCCACCCTTGAGCAGGGCTGGCAGGGCCGAGGCGAAGCGCAAGCGCTGGCCGGTGCGCGACAGGTACAGGGGCTTGACCCCCAGGCGATCGCGGGCCAGGAACAGGCGTTGGCTGTCGCGCTCCCAGATGGCGAAGGCGAACATGCCGTTGAGCTTGGGCAGAAGGTCCGCGCCCCAGGCGTGGTAGCCCTTGAGCAGCACTTCGGTGTCGCCGCCGGAGTAGAAGGCATAACCCTTGGCTTCCAGTTCGGCGCGCAGCTCGGGGAAGTTGTAGATCGCGCCGTTGAACGCCAGGGACAACCCCAGCTGATTATCGACCATGGGCTGTGCCGAGCCGTCCGACAGGTCCATGATCTTCAGGCGCCGGTGGCCGAGGGCGATCGGGCCCTGGCTATGGAAGCCCCAGGCGTCGGGGCCGCGGGGGGCCAGGTGGTGGGTGATGCGTTCAACTGCCGCAAGGTCGGCAGGTTGATGATCGAAACGTAGTTCTCCAGCTAATCCGCACATAAGTCCTTACCGGTTTTTCCGTTGGGGAGGAGTCAATCCGTCGCCGTCAAAATGACGGCTACCTGGAAACTGACCTATGCATAACTGGGGAGTTTTAGATCGATAAGTTATAAGTAGCTGGCTCCGTTCAACCCCCAGCCGGGTTTGCATAGGACTCGGAATCACCATCAGCTAACCGGACAAGCGGCAACCGGGGCTCTGCTCCAGGCCTTGCCGCGAATCAGCCGGCACAGGGCGAAGCGCTTCGGACGGCAGGCCTCGACCATGTTCCGGGGCAGCAGCAGGACGCATTTTTCCAGCTAGGCTATCGGGTCATTCGACATCCGCGCTGATAACCCTGGCTTCGTTCGGGGTCTGCAATGATGTCCAGGCTGTTGGGCCTGTGATGGAAAGGTCGCGGAAATGCTCGATATGTCGATTGTCGATGGATCGAGGCTGTGCCCGTCAGGGTCAAGTCGATGAAAAAACGGTTTTTCGTCAACTGAAATGGTGACTGAATGCAGGCACACGGTGAGATCAAGCATATTCCAGCGCTGGATGGCGTGCGGGGAGTGGCCATTTTGCTGGTCATGTTCTTTCATTTGAAAATTCCCGGTTTTTCGCTCGGATGGTCCGGGGTTCCTCTTTTTTTCGTGCTGTCGGGTTTTCTGATAACAAGGATCTTGATCGAGGGGCGTGATGCAAGGCTTTCCGAGTATTTACGGGTGTTTTACCTTAAGCGCACGTTGCGAATATTTCCTTTGTTCTATGCCTACATCCTCGTCAACTTTATCTTCTTGCTGGCACTCAATCGTCCGACTGAAGGGTATGCGTGGTACCTGGTGTATCTGCAGAATTATCATATCGGCAGGCAACTGTTCGAAGCAGGCAATATTCCGGGAATGGTGGCTCATACATGGTCGCTTGCCGTGGAAGAGCAGTTTTACCTGATATGGCCATTTATCATTTATTTTCTCGGGCGCAGGAGCCTTGTCTGGGTTTGCGCCCTGCTGATCGTGGTTGCACCCATTTCCAGGTATCTGATCGTTGCCATGTCCGACAATGTATACATGGCAAACGTAACACTGCTCAGTTGCCTGGACATGATGGCCTACGGTGCGCTCATTGCCTTTTTCAGCATCGGTCATTTCGGCGCGCGGATCGTGTATTCCCTCTTTGTCGTCGGTTGTGCCCTGTTGATGTATTCCATAAGCAAACTAGGGCTCGATGCCTTCTGGAATCCACAGGATTGGGTACGTTACGCGCCATACATGTTTACCGCACTTGCTTTTGTTTTCGGGCTGCCGGTTTGGCTTCTCGCTAATGACAAGGGCAAGTTGCTTGCCAGGTTCATGGAGTTTCGGGTTTTCGCGTTTACCGGGAAAATCAGCTACGGCTTGTATGTCTGGCACTTTGTCTTGTTCATTGTCATGGAGAAGGCAGCGTTGAAGTATCCCAGTATTCTGTCTTACCCAGTCACGGTGCTGTGCTCGTTGATGCTGGCTTATATTGTTTCAATAGCCTCGTATTACCTGTTTGAAGTTCATTTCCTACGGCTTAAAGATAAATTTTCTCAATCTGCAACAGTGCCCAGCCTGCCCGACGCGACCCGCTAGTGCCGCAAGGGGAGCCGCTGACGACAACGGCTCCGTGGATTGGCTCAGGCCTTGCCGCGAATCAGCCGGCGCAGGGCAAAACGGTTCGGATGGCAGGCTTCGGCCACGCTTCGAGGCAGTGGCAGGGGTTCGTTTTCCAGCCAGGCGGCCAGCAGCTCGCCTGACAAAGGAGCGGTGATCAGGCCGCGTGAGCCATGGCCACTGTTGATGTACAGGCCTTCGAGCCAGGGGCAGGGCAGGTCTGGTACTTGCCGGGCGTCCTTGCCCAGGGCCGCATAGGTGTCGGCGAAGGCCGTGGCGTCCGCCAGCGGGCCGACGATGGGCAGGTAGTCCGGGCTGGTGCAGCGAAAGGCCGCGCGGCCTTGCAGGCTGTCCACTGGCAGGTGTTCGGCGTCCAGGCGTTGCAACAGGTCGCTGGAGATTTCCCGCAGCATTTCCAGGTTGCCCGCGTGCTCGGCCGTGGTCGGATTCAGGTCCTGGCTGTTGAAGTCGAAACTCGCACCCAGGGTGTGCTCCCCCAGGCGCGGTGGGGCCACATAACCTTCGGCGCAGACCACCGTGGCCAGGGCCCGGCTCTGCGCCGTCTGTGGCAGGCGGGTGATCTGCCCGCGGATACGCTTGAGGGGCAAATCGGCGCTGGCGGGAAACTGCCTGATCTCGGCGGCGCCGGCGAGGATGGCCACGGCGGCGCTGGCCAGCATCTGTTCGCCGTCCCAGGCTTGCCATTGCTGGCCGACCCGACGCAGTTCCAGCACATGCCGATGGGGCAGGAGCTGGATGCCCGAATGCCCGGCTTGCCATTGGCACAGCGCCGGGGGATGGACCCAACCGCCTTCGGGGAAGAACAGGCCGCCATGCTCCAGGCCGATGCCGGCGCGGGCCTGGGCTTGCTCCCGATCCAGAATATGTAGCAAGTCGTGGGGGAAGGCCGTGGCCAGTTGTGCCTGGCGCTCGGCTTCCTTGGCGTTGAACGCCAGTTGCAGTACGCCGCAGCCGTCCCAGTCCAGGCCGCGTTGCAGGTGCTCTAGCTGGCGCCGGGTGTAACCGAAGCCGCTGAGGATCATCTGCGACAGCGCCGTGCCATGGGCCGACAACTTCAAGTACAGCACGCCCTGGGGGTTGCCCGACGCCTCCTGGGCCAGTTGCCCGTGGCGTTCGAGCAACTGCACCTGCCAGCCACGGGACGCCAGGCTGGCGGCACTGGCGCAACCCGCCAGGCCGCCGCCGATCACCAGGGCGGTCTTGTCCGGTTGGGGCGGGCGGGCGAACCAGGGCCTGGCCCTGGCGGGTGCCGGTGCCTCTTCGGGCCAGCCGAGGAATTCGCCGCGCAGCACTTCCCATTTGTGGCCGATGCCCGGCGTGCGCTTCATCTTGAAGCCCGCGGCGTTCAACAGGCGGCGCACCCAGCCGGTGCTGGTGAAGGTACTGATGCTGGAGCCGGGCGCCGCCAGGCGGGCCAGTTCGGCGAACAGCTCGGGGGTCCACATGTCGGGGTTCTTCGCCGGGGCGAAGCCGTCGAGGAACCAGGCGTCGATCTGCGCGTCCAGCTGCGGCAGTTGCTCCAGGGCATCGCCGATCAACAGGGTCAGGGTGACCCGGCCGCCCTCCAGAACCAGGCGCTGGAAGCCACCGTGGATCGCCACGTACTGCGCCAGCAACGGTTGGGTCAGGTCGGCCAGTTCCGGCCAC
Coding sequences:
- the mnmC gene encoding bifunctional tRNA (5-methylaminomethyl-2-thiouridine)(34)-methyltransferase MnmD/FAD-dependent 5-carboxymethylaminomethyl-2-thiouridine(34) oxidoreductase MnmC yields the protein MTAELPHAQLDWDDQGRPRSRVFDDVYFSSESGLDETRHVFLEQNRLGERFTALAAGERFVIGETGFGTGLNFLCAWQLFRQQAPADARLHFVSVEKYPLSHADLQRALALWPELADLTQPLLAQYVAIHGGFQRLVLEGGRVTLTLLIGDALEQLPQLDAQIDAWFLDGFAPAKNPDMWTPELFAELARLAAPGSSISTFTSTGWVRRLLNAAGFKMKRTPGIGHKWEVLRGEFLGWPEEAPAPARARPWFARPPQPDKTALVIGGGLAGCASAASLASRGWQVQLLERHGQLAQEASGNPQGVLYLKLSAHGTALSQMILSGFGYTRRQLEHLQRGLDWDGCGVLQLAFNAKEAERQAQLATAFPHDLLHILDREQAQARAGIGLEHGGLFFPEGGWVHPPALCQWQAGHSGIQLLPHRHVLELRRVGQQWQAWDGEQMLASAAVAILAGAAEIRQFPASADLPLKRIRGQITRLPQTAQSRALATVVCAEGYVAPPRLGEHTLGASFDFNSQDLNPTTAEHAGNLEMLREISSDLLQRLDAEHLPVDSLQGRAAFRCTSPDYLPIVGPLADATAFADTYAALGKDARQVPDLPCPWLEGLYINSGHGSRGLITAPLSGELLAAWLENEPLPLPRSVAEACHPNRFALRRLIRGKA
- a CDS encoding acyltransferase family protein; this encodes MQAHGEIKHIPALDGVRGVAILLVMFFHLKIPGFSLGWSGVPLFFVLSGFLITRILIEGRDARLSEYLRVFYLKRTLRIFPLFYAYILVNFIFLLALNRPTEGYAWYLVYLQNYHIGRQLFEAGNIPGMVAHTWSLAVEEQFYLIWPFIIYFLGRRSLVWVCALLIVVAPISRYLIVAMSDNVYMANVTLLSCLDMMAYGALIAFFSIGHFGARIVYSLFVVGCALLMYSISKLGLDAFWNPQDWVRYAPYMFTALAFVFGLPVWLLANDKGKLLARFMEFRVFAFTGKISYGLYVWHFVLFIVMEKAALKYPSILSYPVTVLCSLMLAYIVSIASYYLFEVHFLRLKDKFSQSATVPSLPDATR
- a CDS encoding N-acetylglutaminylglutamine amidotransferase, which codes for MCGLAGELRFDHQPADLAAVERITHHLAPRGPDAWGFHSQGPIALGHRRLKIMDLSDGSAQPMVDNQLGLSLAFNGAIYNFPELRAELEAKGYAFYSGGDTEVLLKGYHAWGADLLPKLNGMFAFAIWERDSQRLFLARDRLGVKPLYLSRTGQRLRFASALPALLKGGDIDPLLDPVALNHYLNFHAVVPAPRTLLAGIEKLPPATWMRIEADGRTEQQTWWTLPYGPHADEANLTLEDWRDRVLDSTRAAVAIRQRAAVDVGVLLSGGVDSSLLVGLLREVGVDDLSTFSIGFQDAGGERGDEFQYSDLIARHYGTRHHQLRIAEHEIIEQLPAAFRAMSEPMVSHDCIAFYLLSREVAKHCKVVQSGQGADELFAGYHWYPQVDGASDPYAAYRDAFFDRSYDDYAATVQPQWLTANDAAGDFVREHFARPGAEAAVDKALRLDSTVMLVDDPVKRVDNMTMAWGLEARTPFLDYRLVELSARVPARFKLPDGGKQVLKEAARLVIPSEVIDRKKGYFPVPGLKHLEGKTLDWVRELLLDPSQDRGLFNPAMLDRLLTDPQGQLTPLRGSKLWQLAALNLWLSEQGI